A stretch of DNA from Micromonospora sp. WMMD1155:
AGTTTGCCACCCGACCGGACTTCCTAAGTGCACTGTCGGCGGCAGACTGTCCGTTCAGGACTATCGATGGATTGCGGCAGATCGGCCGACCGCCGGCAGCGCCGCGCGCCGCCGGCGGTCGTCGCCGGTCAGCCCATGTGGGGGTACGTGTGGTCGGTCGGCGGCACGAAAGTCTCCTTGATCGTCCGCGGTGACAGCCAGCGGACCAGGTTGAGCCAGGAGCCCGCCTTGTCGTTGGTGCCGCTCGCCCGGGCACCGCCGAACGGCTGCTGGCCGACCACCGCACCGGTCGGCTTGTCGTTGATGTAGAAGTTGCCGGCCGCGTACCGCATGCGCTCGGCGACCGCGTCGACCACCCGGCGGTCGGTGGCGAACACGGAGCCGGTCAACGCGTACGGGGCGATCGACTCGGCCTGCGCGACCACGTCGTCGAAGCGGGCGTCGTCGAACACGTGCACGCCCAGGATCGGCCCGAAGTACTCGGTGGTGAAGGTCTCGTGGGCGGCGTCGGAGCACTCGAACAGGGTCGGCCGGACGAAGTAGCCGACCGAGTCGTCCGCGGTGCCACCGGCCAGCACCCGGCAGGAGTCGTCACCGGCGATCAACTCCAACGCGGCGGTGTGCCTGGCGAACGCCTTGTCGTCGATCACCGCGCCGCCGAAGTTGCCGAAGTCGGCCACGTCGCCGTAGGTGAGCGAGTCGGTGGTGGCGGCCAGCCGGTCGCGCAGCCCACCCTCCCAGATCGAGCGTGGCACGTACGCCCGCGAGGCCGCCGAGCACTTCTGACCCTGGTACTCGTACGCGCCGCGGATCAGGGCGGTGTGCAGGGCGTCCACGTCGGCGCTGGTGTGCGCGACGACGAAGTCCTTGCCGCCGGTCTCGCCGACCAGACGCGGGTAGCCCCGGTACCTGGCGATGTTGTCGCCGACGGCCCGCCACAACTGCTGGAAGACCTTCGTCGACCCGGTGAAGTGGATGCCGGCCAGGTCCGGGTCGGCGAGCACGACGTCGGAGACCTCCTCACCCCGCCCGGTGACCATGTTGATCACGCCGGGCGGCAGGCCGGCGGCCTCGAACAGCCGCATCGTGAAGTGCGCGGCGAACTGCTGGGTCGGGCCCGGCTTCCAGATCACCGTGTTGCCCAGCAACGCGGGCGCCGACGGCAGGTTGCCCGCGATGGCGGTGAAGTTGAACGGGGTGACCGCGTAGACGAAGCCCTCCAGCGGGCGGTGGTCGAAACGGTTCCAGACGCCCGGCGAGGACGCCGGCTGCTCCTCGAGCAGACGGCGGGCGAAGTGCACGTTGAACCGCAGGAAGTCGATGAACTCACACGCCGAGTCGATCTCCGCCTGGATCGCGGTCTTCGACTGGCCGAGCATCGTGGCGGCGTTGAGGGTGTCGCGCCAGGGACCGGCCAGCAACTCGGCCGCACGCAGGAAGATCGCGGCGCGCTCCTCGAAGGGCAGCGCCCGCCACATCGGAGCGGCGTCCTTGGCCGCCTTGATCGCGGCGCGGGCGTCGTCGTGGGTCGCGTGACCCGTCACGCCCAGCACGTGCGCGTGCTTGTGCGGCTGGACGACGTCGATCGAGTCACCGGCGGCCATCCGCTGCTCACCACCGATGGTCATCGGCAGGTCGATGCGCTCGGCGGCGAGCTCGGTCAGCCGCCGCTGGAGCCGGTCCCGGTCGGGGCTGCCCGGCTCGTAGTTGCGAACCGGCTCGTTGCGCGGCTCGGGAACGGAGAACACGGCATCCATCAAGGCTCCTGGCGATCTCGACAGCAGTGGCGAAACCGGACCCGCGGGCACCGACCGGACGGCCGGACACCGGACGCCACCCGGGGGCCGAGCAGCGGCGGGACCTCCCGTGATTCTCCCATGGAGAGCTGCGCGCCCCACCTCCGCCATCACCTTCGGCCAAGGACCGGCCCACCCCTTCTCCCCTTACCGACCGGGCTCGATCCGGCGACTCGACCCCGGTGCCGGTCATCCGCCCGGCGCGTACCCCCTTCCGGTCCTCCCGGGGCGGCGGGCGGCCCAGCGGGCCCGCGTACCCTGAATGGTCGGTGACCTGCCGCCTCGAAGGGGAGACGATGACCAAGCAGCCCGGCCGCGTCCCGGCCGCGGAGTCGGACGACCCGGCGGCCGAAGCGGCCACCCCCACCAACCGACCGCTGCCCGCGCCCGGCGCGGCGGTCCTCGCGCTGCTGGCACTCGGGTGGTTGACCGCCATGCTCTGGTCCACCCGGGAGGCCATCACCTCGGCGGCGGCCGGGGTCACCGCGATCAGCCTCTCCGCGTTCGCGCTGCCCGGCGTGATCTCCGCCGCGCTGGTGGCCGGGGCCGCCGTCGCGCTGGCGGCGGGCAACCTGCTGGCCCGTCGGTACGGCGACTGGGCCACGCTGCGCTTCACCGGGGCGATCGGCGGCGGCATGCTGGTCGGTCTGGGTTCCGCGCTGGCGATCAACCTCACCTACTTCGACACCTCGACCACCAACGTGATCGCCGGCACCACCGCGGCGGCGGCGATCATCGGCGGTGCGGTGGCCGCCGCCCGGACCGCCCCGGCGGTCGGCGCGGTGGTGACCGCCGCGCTGGGCACGCTCCTCTTCGTGGTCGCCTTCAGCCAGGCCCGGGACCCGCTGTTCGACCTCTTCGGGGCCGGAGACAGCCAACAGTCGGTGGTCGACGCCGCCAAGTGGGTGTCCCGCACCGAGTCGCTCGCCGCCGGGCTGCTCGCCGGGCTGCTCGCCTACGGCT
This window harbors:
- the pruA gene encoding L-glutamate gamma-semialdehyde dehydrogenase, with protein sequence MDAVFSVPEPRNEPVRNYEPGSPDRDRLQRRLTELAAERIDLPMTIGGEQRMAAGDSIDVVQPHKHAHVLGVTGHATHDDARAAIKAAKDAAPMWRALPFEERAAIFLRAAELLAGPWRDTLNAATMLGQSKTAIQAEIDSACEFIDFLRFNVHFARRLLEEQPASSPGVWNRFDHRPLEGFVYAVTPFNFTAIAGNLPSAPALLGNTVIWKPGPTQQFAAHFTMRLFEAAGLPPGVINMVTGRGEEVSDVVLADPDLAGIHFTGSTKVFQQLWRAVGDNIARYRGYPRLVGETGGKDFVVAHTSADVDALHTALIRGAYEYQGQKCSAASRAYVPRSIWEGGLRDRLAATTDSLTYGDVADFGNFGGAVIDDKAFARHTAALELIAGDDSCRVLAGGTADDSVGYFVRPTLFECSDAAHETFTTEYFGPILGVHVFDDARFDDVVAQAESIAPYALTGSVFATDRRVVDAVAERMRYAAGNFYINDKPTGAVVGQQPFGGARASGTNDKAGSWLNLVRWLSPRTIKETFVPPTDHTYPHMG